atggaagagaaagtaagAGGTAAAAGTGCGATTGCTAGGTCAGTACTCTGGGGGCGGAATATGTACAGCGGTCTTATAGGTGGCTAATTAATAGGCGCTTTTTGGATTACAAATGATCGCTAATCGTCTTCTTGGCTCAATAGAGCCTAATTTATGCCAATTTCTGTGGTTTGGAGGCCGTTTATTCTGTGGAATTTGACAATAAACGCGAAAACGCAAATTGATGTAGTTTTGTATGAAAAGCAATATACCATGAGATACATATTGACTCGGTACCGCTGTCTTGCTATGCTGCTTCCacagcttctccttccactAGCTTCCGTCCATATACAACAACCCTACAAGTCAGTTTAGCCCTATCCTCGCATCTTCCTGATTGCAGCTACACGTACATTTCCTGATACGCATGGATCGACGGATCTCTCAGAGTACCTCTCATCCTCTCAAGATACACTTCCACTTCATCACGTATCCACTAACCAATTAGCATACTGACTCAATCGCAAGTAGTCCAGGACTCATATACACCCAAAATTGTCGTAAACAACATCATCGCATAACCCCCAATAGCCTCCTCAGCATAGACACGGTTCAACTTCCCCAGAAGCTTGAAATGGGAATCTTTCGGCCATGGCCCAATAGGACACTTATATCGACATTCCACGACATCGACAAACCCAGCTTTCTTGATTCGATCCTTTGCTTCGTCTACAATCCGGAAGGTTTTCCCTTATGTATCGTCAGCCTTGAGGAAGTGCTGCGCCCATTCGTTATGCATAGACCCATTCGTAGTTCCGTCGTCGGATTTACCTTGGACGGATTGTTCGAGTTGTTCAATATATTCGCCTGGTTTAATGTGTCTAGTTTCGTTAGCAATTATCCTTCTACGTAAATGACGGCGAATCGCATCGTACTTGTAGGCCTTTGTGTAGAACTCATCCCAGTCAGACACACAGCCATAAAGACCACGTACATGCACGAAGTCGAAAGTATCGTTCTTATATAGCCAAGGGTCACAGCAGTCATCTACCTCAAACTGCACATTTGGTGGGGTAAACGATGGCTGGATGGGCGATAAGTCTGTTCCGATCACTTTGGCTGAAGGGTGCATGTCACCGAAGTCGATCGCCCATAGACCTGTTCCCGTCCCAACGTACAGgacattcttttctatcagCGCCTCCTTTCACTCATGCACATGGGTGGAGGCAGCTCACTTGAGGTTTATCGGCGATAGGAGCAAGGTATAATCTACCGCTTAGAAGTAGGCGGTAAACCTCATGTCTATGAAGATTAGCCCGTGTATGTGTAAGCTGCGAAAAGAATATACCCGATTTGCATGCTCTCCTGGGCTTTATCTTCATTTGGACCCCTGCCTATGTCAGCGTTCGGTAACAAGATCCCAAGCCAGTCACTAGTCGTACCAATAAGCGCCTGCATGATAGGCGTGGTAACGGCGGCCATTCTCGTAGTAGTAATTGGTGATACTACTGCGGAGCGAGGTGAGTTCACTGATATAATTAGCTTTTACTGTTTTCGCCATTTATTTGGTGGACGCACGACTGGGAATCTTCTAATCCTGATTCGCTGGGGCCCGTGCCCTAAGTGAAATTACCAGTGAGATGTAACTAATAACAGTTATTGCTTCGTAGGGCGCTCACAACAGTGATAAAGTTTTCATCTTCAGTATCAACTTCCAAAGGAACGTGGTGGTTGGCCATGAGGACTTGTGTGCAGGCAATGGTTTAACGACGAAAGTACCAGGTGGGAAGTGAAGGAACCGAAGGGAAAAAGCAGGACAAGAGTCTACAACGTTGGAGCACACTGATCGTGGGAAAAACCGTTAGTAGTGGGTAGAGTTGACCGTGGATACAACGGAGAGTAGCATCCAATGACACATGCTGGAGTTTATCAGTCCACGCAGTAAGGGTTTAGTTTAGCAGTTTTTAGTCGTGATAAGGAACGGTTGATATTGATTCTGGTactttttccctccttctctttcctttcgtgGTGTGAAATACTGATTTATAGACAGGGATCGGAGGGACTTCGATCAACGCGTTCACTAGCAGGTTGACCCACAGCTATAAGCCAAAAGTACAACTTCGTCGTACATGATATTTTATCATTACGAACAAGGGTGCCATTACGACTCATATCACAAGTAGGTAAAAGCTCCATTCGTGTAAGTTATATCAATCACGACCAGCCATATTACCTCTGCACATACATATCCCAGGCTCTCCATCCAGAACCTACTCACTGTTTATTCTGAACCTGTTCATCTAGTGGTCTCTCTTTATGATATAATCCAACCCTCGAGTTGAACACTGCAGAGCATCGTTAGCAGGGAATCCGAGAGACTGGCGTCAAGGAGACACTGAccttcttccatttcctccaaggaTTTACCTGTTGTTTCTTTGATGAACAGCCAGGCATATACCACGAGGATCCAGTTGAAGATGCAAAACATCAAAAACATGCCCCAACCCATACTATCGAGGGCATGTGGCGTTGCTTGTGAAAACACAAAATTGAACAACCATTGAGTTGCGGTACCGACCGCAATACCGACCTCACGGATCCTAGTAGGGAAGATCTCGCTCATATATAGCCAAGGTACTGGACCCCAGGACATGTTATAGCACATGGCCTCGAAGTATACCATCAGGATAGAGGCAATGCCAGCAGAGCTGATGGTGGTGGCATCTGGGTCTGGGGGAAATAACTTCGCCAGGATCCCCACGATCAGCATCAGTGAGCCCATGAGGAAGGCGCCGATGATAAGTGACCACCGTCGGCCAATGCGCTCGAcgagaaacaaaaggaagaacCAGCAGGAGATTACTTTTGCAACTCCGAAGAAACCGcttataaataaactattgTCGCCAGCGCCAACCGCCTGGAATATTTGAGGAGCATCTGTACGTGGTTAGCTAACTATGCAAGCTTGTGCAGTTACAATGGTGCTAACAGTATGCCAGGGATGTATTTCCCGTTATCTGAACTCCTGTTTATTGTTAGTGTCCGTAGTTGATCGTGGATTAACATGGTGACCAAAATACGTACCTATCTGAATGGTGACCGCAATACACATTCGATGTAGGTTTCCCGGCACTTGCAGTATTTCTTTCCATGTCACGCCCTCTGTCGCCAGGTTTTCAGCTTCTATACCGTCTAAGATTTCTGCCATTCTGCGCGGGATTAGTACCATAATTCTGTGCATCCTTCAGATAATGACTCACTCTGCCCGGACTTCTTCAgtctcctcccctcctcgAATCCACACCAATGATCGCATAGCCTCATCGTGCCGTCCCTTCTTGGCCAGCCAACGCACACTTTCCTTCAAAAATAGCATCCCAAGTCCTAGGACCCCACCTGGCACTAACTGCAACCCGATGGGAATCTGCCACTGGCTGTCACTAGTCTCCGGGATATGTTTCTCCACTGCATAGTCAATCCAATACGAGAAGAACACTCCTAGGACAAAGAAACCCTGGAAGAAACTTCCCAGCCTACCACGGATGGACTTGGGAGCCATCTCCGAGGTATACATGGGGACGATGACGGTCGCCATTCCGACACCGATACCACTTATCACGCGTGCGACGTAAAATGCAGCGACTGAATGCGTGGGAATAACTTGAATGATGGCTCCAATACAGAATATGAAAGAGGCGAGTGCGATAGACCATCGACGGCCATATTTGGCTGTGAAGGGCCAGACGAAGAAGCAGGCGAAAAAGGCTTTGTGATCATCAGTTGAGGTTGACATAATCGAAATTGAGCATACTCACCACCGGCCTGTAAAAGACTGTTGGAATTGGAATTGATCGTCGACTTTTGCTTCTCGGTGTACCTAAACGAGTTCTGAAACGATTTAAGGGTGAGGACACCCCCGATAATTCCAGTGTCATAAGCGAAGAGAAACGAGCCAGTACAAGCGAGGGCGACTGTATAGTAGGCCCTTACGAGGCCTAGATTCTTCCCCATATTGACAGAAGCCGTGAACGAGAGCTCCGTATCACTGCGAAGGAGCACAACAACTGATTAAGACAGACAGCTGACCAAGACGCAAGAGGTCTTTATATTGTCTGCGGGGCACATAGAAATGCGCCATAAGCTCCATAGACTCCGAAAGACCGACCCGTGTATAAAGCCTTGCGATGGCGGGTTTGATGATTGCGGTATATCAACTAAAATAACACCATTGAAAGCGGGACGAGATTAAATCTTGATAGGGCCTTACTGGTCATGGGAAGCCTTATCCTTGGGCTCCTGGGTCAATCAAGGCGAGCCATGAAGATGCCAAGCGGCGTTGGTTGCGGAGTCAGGGCTCTATCCGATCTTGTGATTGGGATGTTGGACGCCAATGCGCAAGGGCTGCCGGCTTATTTGCTCGCCTCTCGGCTCCAGCTTATTAGCCTGATTAGCGCTTCTAACCTTAACAGGCGGAGTATTGCTACCTATCAAATATCTCTCTCGCCGACGGCTCCGTGAATGTGTCCCACCCATCGCTTCAAAGCTTTGTTCGTTATCTTGCGATCATCTATGATCTCTCCCGTGAAATAACCATGTGGGTGTTAAATATAGCTGCCGTTGTACCTTGAAGAAAAGCCCTTTTCACCGCTGGCTGGACGCCTAAAGTTGAGTGTATCTCCGAAAACGGAACTCAGCGGTGTCGATCGCAATGCCACACATCACAGCAAGCATACCACAGTCTCGGCAGATCAGCAGTGATCTCGGATGTCGGGGT
The sequence above is a segment of the Aspergillus flavus chromosome 4, complete sequence genome. Coding sequences within it:
- a CDS encoding MFS quinate transporter, which codes for MGKNLGLVRAYYTVALACTGSFLFAYDTGIIGGVLTLKSFQNSFRYTEKQKSTINSNSNSLLQAGAFFACFFVWPFTAKYGRRWSIALASFIFCIGAIIQVIPTHSVAAFYVARVISGIGVGMATVIVPMYTSEMAPKSIRGRLGSFFQGFFVLGVFFSYWIDYAVEKHIPETSDSQWQIPIGLQLVPGGVLGLGMLFLKESVRWLAKKGRHDEAMRSLVWIRGGEETEEVRAEMAEILDGIEAENLATEGVTWKEILQVPGNLHRMCIAVTIQIGVQITGNTSLAYYAPQIFQAVGAGDNSLFISGFFGVAKVISCWFFLLFLVERIGRRWSLIIGAFLMGSLMLIVGILAKLFPPDPDATTISSAGIASILMVYFEAMCYNMSWGPVPWLYMSEIFPTRIREVGIAVGTATQWLFNFVFSQATPHALDSMGWGMFLMFCIFNWILVVYAWLFIKETTGKSLEEMEEVFNSRVGLYHKERPLDEQVQNKQ